In Mangifera indica cultivar Alphonso unplaced genomic scaffold, CATAS_Mindica_2.1 Un_0026, whole genome shotgun sequence, the sequence CAAAGCTTGAAGCAATGGCAGCAAGCACAATTGCACAACGTGGAATTCAACTAGTTGCCACTGCTCATGGAATAACAATAGAGAATTTGATAATGAATCCTTCATTGGAGATACTTGTTGGAGGAGTGCAGGTGATCTATTAATTTCAACTATGTATAGTTGGTTTATCATTTTAGCATGTAATTAAAGCTTTAAGATTTATTTAGTGGCTGATTAATAAGGACTTTTAGATGGGTACTAGTGTTGAAATTAATAACCATTTCGTTTATAAGATGTGACACACAGGGGTCCCATTGGCCGGTGAACGGGCATGGGCCTTGCTCCCCTGTGAGCAGGCAGAGTGGTAGGGGGCATTGCCCCAAGGCCCATAAGTGGTTTGGGTTTAACCCATAAACAACCATTTAGGATTTCtcttagaaataaaaattctagTAGAATTTTAATAGGGTTTCTCTTATGAATAAAAATTCTAGCATTAAACATATTATTCTCTTGTATGAGTGATATAACAACCCATTAACAAATACATCCATTGTAACAAGGGAGGTGATGAGATATCAGAATAACATTGATTTTGTTAGATGTAACCTTGTTTTGGGTGAACTAGAGAAAACCGCgtgctttttttgtttttactgtttatattgatttgagtgtgtttgtttgttttattgattccaCACACCCTCTAGTTTGTTCAACTAGTGTTTAGATATTATATATTCTTAGTTGCAACAATCTCACAACAAAGAAACAAGTCCATTTGTTGTTGCCAAATTGTGTGTTGGCTTCTGGTTATCAGATGAAATTGTATCATATGCCAAAATGGAAATGTGTGTGTTCTATACCATTTAAATGTTGACTATGTCTACATTCTGAAGATGGATGGGGGTACTGTTGCATTCTTTATCCTTTGCAACTTTATCACCATGAAGATTTAAAGAACATAAACCTCAGTAGacaaagaagttaaaaaaaattaggatcaTTTGTGAATCACAAGTTGTGAGTGAATCCTTTGAGAATTGGAAAATCCCACTGTCAGATCTTTTCCACTGTGAATAAAACATAGAAGTTTTCATTTTCATAGGGTTCAAGAAAgggcaaaaaagaaaaataaaaaaataacaaagagaacaaaaaagaaatgcCTACTCCATGTTGCAAGAGGTCTTAGGTCTTTAAGTACGAGAGGAATTGGAAGCTAACCTGTTTCTCataatttaaagtaattttgaaGTTTCAGTTAGAATAAGGGTTTCCACTGTGACATTGATATTCATGTATGTTTGATATGGCTCACATATTTCATTGTTTCCATGTCTGCTATTAGCAATACGTCCTTTGTGGCCATTCATAGAGAATGCTTACTTTTAGTTGCGTTAGATAGTTCTAATATCTCTTTTTTGTTTGTAACATCTAGGATGAGATGCTTAGTTTAATGATACTTCCGTTATTATCATTctgattattctttttctaaattctgctatattatttagttaatctTCTTTCAGTTTGGCAGTCCCTTCCTGTCTTACTTGAGACCATTTCTGTGACAGCTTtactgtgtgtgtgtgtttttgttttgaatttcatttttcgTAACTACTCTGtcacttattaattatttttcagaaaatgaCATCAATTCTGGTCAATTACATTAATTTCAGAGTGTAACACTAGGTGATGAAGAAGCAAGCCGAAGAGGTGTCCAGAAAACAGTGCTGGAGAGGAGAGGGCCTTCAACATTCACTTGTGCTGTGGAGATAATTTCTAAGACTGAGTTGCGAGTTCATCGTAGCCTTGAAGCGACAGTTGATGCCATTCTCTCAGGTGTATATTCCTTTTTTcaataacaagaaaataattGCTATATCATATTTCATAATTATGACCATTTGATTGTTTGATAAAATGGTGATaatcccaattttttttttcctgtttggCTTGTTATTGCTCTTCCATTGGCAATCAAAGGTCGTGTCCCAAATGTTGAAATTCGCAGGATGCGCTGTGATGGGTCAACAGACACTGTGTTGAAGGAAACATTCAGTGTCACATCCTCTGACCAGAAAGATGTGATAATAGACGAAGACGATCTAGAGATGACAGAAGAAATAACAGGCCATAATGATTTCATGTCTGAGTTTCATCAAAACGTTGAAGAAGATTCTTTGGAAGATGGATTTCCACTTCGCCTGTTTGTCTATGGGGTAAAAAATCGTAACTTACAGTTTCAAATTGATAATCAATGTTCTTATGAAGTTAATCTGCATATATGATCAAAGCCCCATGTCCCCTCCATTTTTTCTTTAGTATCATATATTTGCCTCATCAGCTCTTTCGTATGAATGCATAACGAGAAACTTTTGGTTGTATAAAACTTACAGAATGTGCAGTTATTGTAGATTCTGGAGGCAAGCATAATGCAAGGAATTAAACAGTTGAAAATGGATTCTACAGTTCGACTAACTGATAATATCGGTGAAGCAGATGCATTACTTGCTTTGCAGTCTAAGCTCAAGAAGAATTCCCACATTCAAGCAGCTGCCAAAAATCTCCATATACCCATTTATGTAACGAAGGTTTTCTGGAAATTTAGTCCATCGCCATTAGTAGTAGCTTCTTGTCACCATTGTGTTTAttaacctttttattttctgtAGACAAGCTCATTGGTGCAGATAACCAAGGCCATACAGGCACTAGTAGATGATCATGCTAACGGATTAAAGGATCATGGATCAGAAGACAAGATTAACCTTTCAGAGAAGATTGATGCCCTTGAGGTAACAAGGATTTTTCGTTCAATTGGTAGATAAATATAGGAGTCcaaaatatgattttctttttttttttttgcagaagAAAATGTTTAATTTCTGACATGTTTGgatcatttatcttttttatttttttgggtaaccGGGGAACCTTATCCGGTTTGGTCAGACAAGTAACTCCCATGACATAATGATTAAACCTACAACTACTGTATATATAAGTCGGCATTTCACCAATCATGGCAGCTCCCTTTCTCAACCCGAGGTCTCCACTTGGGGATGATCAAACTTTATCAGTTTTGATAACTCTAGGATCATCGTTTATCTTATTTGGTAAAAAGTGTAATTCGGTGAATGGGTATGCCTATCttacaattaatttcatttcatcataCAGGAGGCAAGAATAGCCATTGAGCAGGTTGTAATTCCGAAGGGGCAAGCTGTGGAGTTACTGCCAAGGCCATCCTACATTTTGTCCCTTCAAATGGACCTCATCCGGAAGTACCAATTACAATTCAAGCGAGTCAGTAAAGAGCCACAGGAACGTCTCCGTATTTTGCCATTTCAGTCGAAGCTGGATGAACCCAAAACTGGTGATGAAACAGCTGATCTAGATTTCTGCTCTGATGACTTTATCGGCTCAGGAAGCGACTTGAATGGCTCTCTCTATACTGTGGACAGATTACCTCTCCTGCCTGACTAGCCTTTACAATGTTGCATATACTGCGATTCATTGATATATGATTGATTATAGACTCTTATCTACCATTTCAGGTTTTTTCTATTTGATTGGAAGACCATGTTCTTAATTGATTAATAAGAGAAAACTGATGAATATATGAACATGGTTATATTTTCCATCGAAAATCTTGAAGAGTCCATGCTCTTTAAGGTTTAACATGATGATATTGAGAGTGTTTggtttatgtaatattttattataaaaaataaaaaattattataacaatacgaagattattgagtataaattattattattattattatatatgataaaatttgataaatataaatcattattgtatttgatatgatataataagaaactattaagatattattttatttaaatattattaatttaaaatattatttatattgcttattgtattaattaaaaatgaacgatattttgttttgaaaaataaataaaaataaaattataattaaattaaaattattttaataatatttaaatatttaaattgaatgtaAGATGAATCATTAAACAGTTTAGTTAAGAGGGAGTGGGGATGGGTGACctcattcaaaaataaataaataaataaggcaAGCAATGACATGCCAGCATGTCCTATGGCAGCACTTGGCCTTACAATTTGGTCAATTAATTGTTTATGCATTGTGGGTGGACCTTACTTTGCCTTTGCTTAGTTGGGCAAGCAATATTTCACTCATTGCTCTTCTTAATATACAAAGTGGACTTTACAAACAAGCCCGTATTAATTGAACAGATTAATCGGaagtataataattaaacttataattattatatcagataaattaaaattttttaaagatataaactcagactttttttttataaattttgatgttttatcagttttattaatattcagagttaattttattagttttaataattaataatataacactTTATCATTATATAAGGAGTCATCTCTACTAAATTGAGAAACTTTTTAGGTTGTATGTGATACTCTCCACTACCTGTATATGCGACTCCTGCGTTTGGTGCAATTTTGGATTATTGAAGAAGACAAATTGGTGATTAGCTAGGGGCTGCACTAGCTTAACATTGACTAATCATCTCTTAATTACAACTCATTTCCAAGTAATTACACTTGAAATCTGACTAACACGTAAGAGAAACCAATAAGAGGATAAAACATCTTAACTTTGAAATCAGGAGCCGGTTTTTCCTCCATAAATTTCTTTACACAGTCATACAACATTACAAATCCATCTTTTGCTTTGTGCTTATTGACTAATTAAGTAGGTAATCATTCTTAGCAATCTCTTGAAGGATTTTGGA encodes:
- the LOC123206178 gene encoding protein SEEDLING PLASTID DEVELOPMENT 1-like isoform X1: MLCFSLFRHTPPLTSQYKDQAWLFQQKPITRFTSLHFCRNPGFFFEKDYGYRAKVSKFLCSNGAVTSLVNDDFEMELGRLLALLPEEMRRRVSEHPELYQLIEVVMDLGRKPLARFPSGDFFLSDCPITVQDLEHATSQVGDFAIDNRAGISRTLHRISAIRNRKGAIIGLTCRVGRAVSGSTKLLQDLVQDGASLLIIGPPGVGKTTIIREIARMLANDFKKRVMIVDTSNEIGGDGDIPHAGIGNARRMQVPNSDMQHKVLIEAVENHMPQVIVIDEIGTKLEAMAASTIAQRGIQLVATAHGITIENLIMNPSLEILVGGVQSVTLGDEEASRRGVQKTVLERRGPSTFTCAVEIISKTELRVHRSLEATVDAILSGRVPNVEIRRMRCDGSTDTVLKETFSVTSSDQKDVIIDEDDLEMTEEITGHNDFMSEFHQNVEEDSLEDGFPLRLFVYGILEASIMQGIKQLKMDSTVRLTDNIGEADALLALQSKLKKNSHIQAAAKNLHIPIYVTKTSSLVQITKAIQALVDDHANGLKDHGSEDKINLSEKIDALEEARIAIEQVVIPKGQAVELLPRPSYILSLQMDLIRKYQLQFKRVSKEPQERLRILPFQSKLDEPKTGDETADLDFCSDDFIGSGSDLNGSLYTVDRLPLLPD
- the LOC123206178 gene encoding protein SEEDLING PLASTID DEVELOPMENT 1-like isoform X2, encoding MLCFSLFRHTPPLTSQYKDQAWLFQQKPITRFTSLHFCRNPGFFFEKDYGYRAKVSKFLCSNGAVTSLVNDDFEMELGRLLALLPEEMRRRVSEHPELYQLIEVVMDLGRKPLARFPSGDFFLSDCPITVQDLEHATSQVGDFAIDNRAGISRTLHRISAIRNRKGAIIGLTCRVGRAVSGSTKLLQDLVQDGASLLIIGPPGVGKTTIIREIARMLANDFKKRVMIVDTSNEIGGDGDIPHAGIGNARRMQVPNSDMQHKVLIEAVENHMPQVIVIDEIGTKLEAMAASTIAQRGIQLVATAHGITIENLIMNPSLEILVGGVQSVTLGDEEASRRGVQKTVLERRGPSTFTCAVEIISKTELRVHRSLEATVDAILSGRVPNVEIRRMRCDGSTDTVLKETFSVTSSDQKDVIIDEDDLEMTEEITGHNDFMSEFHQNVEEDSLEDGFPLRLFVYGILEASIMQGIKQLKMDSTVRLTDNIGEADALLALQSKLKKNSHIQAAAKNLHIPIYTSSLVQITKAIQALVDDHANGLKDHGSEDKINLSEKIDALEEARIAIEQVVIPKGQAVELLPRPSYILSLQMDLIRKYQLQFKRVSKEPQERLRILPFQSKLDEPKTGDETADLDFCSDDFIGSGSDLNGSLYTVDRLPLLPD